From Antechinus flavipes isolate AdamAnt ecotype Samford, QLD, Australia chromosome 1, AdamAnt_v2, whole genome shotgun sequence:
AGAAGAATccggacaaaagaaaaaaaccatgggggaaaaaaacaaaaaacaacaaaaagtgaaaataatatgctttgctcttcattcagactccatagttctttctctgtatgtagatagtattttccatcatgagtcttttggaaatgtcttagatcattaagtttctgagaagagctaagtctatcatgtTTGATTATCATGCGatattgctgttaatgtgtacagtgttctagttctgctcactttactcggCATCAATTCATTAAACTGGACTTTAGGGGCAAGTTTTTAGACTGACTCTGAGCTCAGGTAGCAGATACTCCTATCACCTTGAACTTATGTTACTTCTAGAGCTTCCTGCACCGAGGATTGAGGTCAGTCCTAAGATTCTGCCAGGATTTAGACAGTCTCAGATCTGGTGTCACATGGCCCAAGGAAGCTGCGGATGTCAATCATGGGAAAGAGGTGAGGACCTCATATTTTTCTTGCCCTAATTGAATCTTTTCCACTGTTGAGCTCCTCTGTCATTCCCATCACACAGCCCTGGTGCTCATGCTTGTCATCAGGCCGCAAGATAGAATTTAGAGGGGCCATTTGTCTGAATTTTCAGCCTCTGAAACCCAGGAAAGCAGTCACTTGCTTGTGGCCAGTTGGCTAGCCTCTGATTGAACTATGCAGGAAgcgaaaaggatgaaaaaaatcactAGTAACATGTGTTTGTTTCCTTTCCCAGCTGACAGCAGCGACAGGGAGAATTTTCCTGCATCTGCTTGATATGGACCAGAGAAAACTGAGTTTTGTAATCCTGAGCAATGCCATCTCCTTGTTGGAATATCAACAGTTGGAAGGAATTGTTGCTGCTCTTTTAAGCAAGCCCATGCTATTTGTCAGGTACCTTGTCAGGATTGACCCAGAGCTTTCATCCTGATCAATCAAGGAGAGGTTTCAGGGGGCCCAGGGCTGCCAGTTTAGAAAGAGTTCAAATAGAGACATGTCTCACCTTGGTAAGAGTGAAAACAGACTCTTTATCGTGTGGACTTCAgttttagagataagaaatgtTCTGCTTTTCTTTATGGTCACGATTGTTGGCTAACTTAAGCTAAAGGAGGAAATTAGGTGTGAGTGCAGGGACCCTGGGTTTGCTGCCTGGCAAATGGTACgttcttaaatgtttattgattgttggAATCTCGACTTGGTGATAAATATCATATAATAATTTTGCTTATCAATGACTCTTTTCCATGCTGATAGCAAGTTtgactttgtattttttaattttagtttcccTTTCGAGATGCCCTGGGGCAAGCCAGACCAGGttgcaagaaagaaaatgaattttcagctcgagaagaaaaacaattggGCTCTTCCGAGACCTGCTCAGCTACATTATGCTGAAGGACTCATTTTGGCTAAGTATGGTGATGGAGGGGAACCAAATCTATATTCAGCTTTGTGTATGTTATATAAACATTCATTCTCTCCATCTGGACTCTAAGTTTCTTGgagtatatataattttcctttgtaCTTTGTACCCCATGGGACACTGTACCAATAAATACTATATAGGATTTGAAAAAAAGTGTACATTCTGAGATTcatatagcatttttcttttccagatctgtGGATCAATCACTAAGAAAAATCCCAAGTGCTCATCTGCTTGAACCCAGTTCTCAAACCAAGAAGCAAAGGATATTCCGAAAGTCTCTCTTTTCCAAGGTTCAAGTCAGAGAAATGAAGGCTAGGCATAGGAGAGCAGTTTTTATTTGCTCTTTGGTGTTTTTTCCTATATTTAGTGCTTCCCCATGTGGAAGGAAGCACAGCTCTTTTATGTCACTTGGGTAAACTGAACCCCACTGCCCAACAGCCTAATTGGGGATATAAATCAGAGAGTTAATAGCAATAACACTTACATATGTAATCCACTTTTTCCCATAGTTTACACTACAGGGTTGGATCAACTTAGTGGTAACTGTCTGGATTTTGGACATTAAGAAGAAATAGCCTGTCAGCTATTAGCCTTATAAAATCCAAACTTTTCATGCCAACAGTCATCACAATtttatacttttcaaattttACAGAGATATTATCTTATCACTTCCTTTCagcttaatattttcttctcatagAATGTCACTATAAGCCTTAAGGAATGCTGGTccaattttttagtttttatatttgaACAATTTTTAGAGATAAGGCTTACTTTAGCTTTGGTATATTTTTAGGTGTTGGGAAGAAAATATCCTAATTAACCCCCCAAAATCTTTTACTTGTTGGGAAGTGTTTGAAAGTCCAAACTTAATTCActttaattcagcaaacatttatgaagcaacTACTTGTGTTAGGTCTCTGGAGtgattggaaaaggaaggaattgacatttatataatacttactatgttccaggccgtgttaagtgctttacaattattatttgatttgatccttacaacaacactgtaaaataggtgctgttattattcccattttatagttggagaTTCTGAATAAAACAGCAATTAAGTTTTTTTGAtctgggtcacacagttaggaaatgtctgaggctgtatttgagcttaggttttcctaactccaggcctgtgTACCACCTATCACATTAACGTATTACTAGAACATATTATTagattctggagatacaaagacaaaaacgcaaaaaagaaatagaaatctatTCCTTTTGAtatgactttattatttttatcctttttctgttaaaattttaaaaataatccctTGAGTGGAATTACTTTAGTAGAACTGATGAGGAGAagggtgtttgtgtgtgtgtgtgtggaaaaaGCCGAGCACCTCAGGAGTAGGAAAGAATTATCACTGAGGGAAAAGTAGAGAAGCTGGGAGAAAAGTTTGGAGTGGGATTGAGTGGGACAAAGACAAGCTTTCAAATGTTGTTCACGGTCAATCTTTGTGGGAGAAACTTACCTACAAAATAAAGGGGGTGAATTGTAAAATCTCTAAagctctttctagctctaaatctgtgatcctagtCTTCTAAGCATAATCTAAAATAGACTGGGAAGTCCTCCCTTAAAGGGACACAGCAACCAGGGTATGTACACTTAGCATGTATACTTTGGGCATGGTAGTGGGGGGTTGTGTGTCTGAGGGAAGAATGCTTTgaattcaaggaaactgaaagGGTGGAGAAATGATGTTGAAGACAAACTGTGTCAAGTTCATAATTTTACCCAGTGTTACCTCTGAATGGTAAAAGTAAGTTCTATTCTCATATCCCAATCTTTGCTTTACCATCTTGGAGCTGGTGATCCTTCTAGTCTCCCTCCATCAAGAATATCATCTCTTTTCTCATGTCACATAGTCATCCTTGGTGGCTTTTCTAGCAAAATCAACAAAGACATCCTTGAATCCACATAGGCTCTCACTCAACAAATGTTGGCTAAATTGGTAAAGTGAGtgctagaattaaaaaaaaaaaaggaaacaatcaaGCTAATTAAGGCCAATTTTACATATAGGGAGGGTGAATGACTTGCTCTGGCTTGCATAGCAAAATGATAAACCAGGACCAAAACCACATCTTGACTTCTTCAGTTCAGAATGCCTTCTATTACATCAAACTGCCTCCCATCAtttacatttcttattttatattctgtcaTTGAAACTAATGAAcgattgattgattcattctcAGCTGAGACCTAATGAGTTTTTGATTACAGATATCATGGAAGCTCAGGCTCCGTAACCGGGAGCCTCTGAAGAATGTGTTTTACCTTTTGGCAGAAAGAGCTCGGGATTCCAATACCAAAAGACGTCACATGGCAATTAAGGGCTTAGGAAATATGGCTTGTGAAGCACCTGACAAGGTAAGAATTAGGAGATTCTCAGTCATTTCTTCTACTTACTCAACCAGGGATCACTCACATGGCAGAATTCCCCAATCCCAGGCACAAGGAAATTTCGAAATGATTCTTCTTGGGGAGAAAGGATGTTGGAAGTATTATCTACCCTATCCTTCTTGTGCTACTTTCTAAGTATATCAATTTTGAATTTTCAGCCTCTGAACCCCAAGAAAGCAGTCACTTGCTTGTGACCAGTCTGTTAGCCTAAGTATATACTCATTTTACTTAAGGCAAAATGATGTACTAGAGAAACACTCTCTTCAGCCCTCTCCTGTGTCCCAGCAAATGCTAAGGGGAATGGGACATGGGGAAAAGAAGAGCCTAAGGGCCTTGCTTGCATGTATTACCTTCAATATATTTTCACCAAGGAATTCCAAGAAAGTCTGGAACAGCATTGAATTACTGAGAGGAAAGGAGCAAGTGAATCTGCTTTGTGAAtagctatatttgaattttagaGATGAGCATTTAGTTGGAGTTTTTAAAGGTGAAGTAAGGTGGTACTGTCTAGTATAGTAGATATAAAACTATTCTCTGAAGCAGGCAAACTTGGATTTAAGACATGCATCTCATCTAttttggctgtgtgactctgtatATGTCCCTTCACCTCTCAGTGTTTTAGGCAACTCTCTGAGACTAAaatttgcagagaaggtgctgacctgtattagtagagggagtttcctcatttagGAATTCCCTGTATcaatagttctcaaactttttggtctcaggacttTTTAGTGAATTAACTCCCCTGAGACTGGAGACACCTCCTTTAGTCTGGTTTGGAAGTGTTCTTCTGGGTAGATAGAAGCAGGGATGGCAAGATGTTTGGGGtgaatagctgaaaaaaaaagcatttttaatataaatttagacactaccagttctttctcttacCCTTTGAAAGAGACAGAACCTTGTATTATAATTCTTACAGAAATGTATGCTGAGAATACCTAAGTCATTCATGatagatcatcatacaatattgctgctcCTGTGTAAAGTGctccagttctgctcatttcattttgcatcagttgatgtaaatcttttaatatttttgagagcatactgctcatcatttcttaagcataacagtattccatcacaatcatatacaactttattcagtcattccccaattgatagatattccctcaatttctaatttgttgCTAGCACTAAAagctgagatatatatatatgtatatatatatatatttttttaacacataggtcctttttgcttttgttatatatatatatatattttaaacacataggtcctttttgcttttgtttttgtctcttttggatatattctttttttttttcaagaaattgtctctctctcttttttttaaaaaaactttttattgacagaacccatgccagagtaaatttttacaacattatcccttgcactcacttctgttccgattttttcccctctctccctccaccccctcccccagatggcaagcagtcctatacatgttaaatagatcatagtatatcctagatacaatatatgtgtgcagaaccgaacagttctcttgttgcacagggagaattggattcagaaggtagaaataacccgggaagaaaaacaaaaatgcaagcaatttacattaatttcccagtgttctttctttgggtgtagctgcttctgtccatcattgatctaaatgagttagatctctttgtcaaagaaattggATATATTCTTAATAAGACTATTgcttggtcaaagaatatgcatgtaagtgaaatgagcagaaccaggagatcattatatacctcaacaatgatactgtttgaggatgtattctgatggaagtggatctcttcgataaagagagctaattcagtttcaaatgaagcagaagcagctacacccaaagaaagaacactgggagatgaatataaactacttgcatttttgtttttcttcctgggttatttataccttttgaatccaattctccctttgcgacaagagaactgttcggttctgcacacatatattgtatccaggatatactgtaacctattcaacatgtataggactgcttgccatctgagggagggggtggagagagggaggggaaaaatcagaacagaagtgaatgcaagggataatgctgtaaaaaattaccctggcatgcgttctatcaataaaaagttatttaaaaaaataaatttttgcataccagtaaaaaaaaaaaaaagaaaaagaatatgcatgattCTATAACTccttgagcaaagttccaaattgctgagttatttttttaactgaaatttttattaaaaaatagctttttattttcaaaatacatgcaaagatagttttcaacattcacaaccttgtattccaaatttttctccctcctttttcctcatttcccttccctagacagcaagtaatcgaatattatgttaaacatatgcaattcttctatacatatttccatgtttatcatgctgcacatgaaaaatcagatcaaagataCCCTGAGCTATTGAGGATGCTTTAACATCCTAGTGTTCCTGATGTGATCAAAGAAGTTCAGTAGAAGATGAGTAGTCTGTTATAGTGGTTTTCTTTACAGGCACTTGGAAGGTGGGGCAGCCCATCTCTCATTAATTTGGAAACAAAAGTTCCTGCCCTATTAATGTTCTAAATAACTTGCTTGCTTACAGGtgaaaaagtataagaagatttTGCTAGCCTCTCTGGTCCATGGATTGTATGACCCTGTGAGTTCTGAGATCATATATGAAAGTGTGAAGGCGCTTATTATTATCCTGGGCAAGATCAAAGGGAAAGGTTTGGGCTCCTTCTTCATAGATATCACCCTTCAGACCAGGACTTTATTGGATGATGTAAGTGACTCAAGAAGTGAAAATGATTAAATTCttagtggtgggagggggtaaaGATTCATGGTTTCTGGGTATGCTGGTCAGAGTATAAGGAATGACTCACTAACTATTGATTGAGGGCTTATGATCATGATAGGTGCTCTGAGGACATGAAGATGAATAGGACGTGTTTCCTTTTGCCAGGAAGTTTTCAATCTATTAAGGGAAGCAAGATTTAAGCACAAATGACTATAATCCAAGGtagaatatgataaatattttaagaaaggcACAACTACAATGTGAGAATTCAGATGGAGGGGAGATCACTTCTGACtgaggaagccagggaagtcttCACTAAAGAGTgattgatcaatcaatcaaatatttattgagacaGCTGGTGGCTTAGTGGAAggagcactagacttggagtcaggaagacaggttcaaattcagtttcaggtactagctctgtgactgaccctggtcaagtcatttgacctctgattttcttaat
This genomic window contains:
- the MRO gene encoding protein maestro; the encoded protein is MGKLYGVITFSYPSGVHRVISRITMRQCSMGIPVGTHYIITSQSRAWELESFLHRGLRSVLRFCQDLDSLRSGVTWPKEAADVNHGKELTAATGRIFLHLLDMDQRKLSFVILSNAISLLEYQQLEGIVAALLSKPMLFVSFPFEMPWGKPDQVARKKMNFQLEKKNNWALPRPAQLHYAEGLILAKSVDQSLRKIPSAHLLEPSSQTKKQRIFRKSLFSKISWKLRLRNREPLKNVFYLLAERARDSNTKRRHMAIKGLGNMACEAPDKVKKYKKILLASLVHGLYDPVSSEIIYESVKALIIILGKIKGKGLGSFFIDITLQTRTLLDDENDSLRYSAFILFGQLAAFAGWKWKKFFTSQVKRTRDSLLIHLRDGNPHVATACRTAVHACSPFLRLKKESLEYTILAQEEQRNPKLYRQLSYYHPELLQFFYANKIL